The following proteins come from a genomic window of Maribacter sp. HTCC2170:
- a CDS encoding ATP-dependent helicase: protein MKNFLDELNDAQKAPVLHKDGPLMVIAGAGSGKTRVLTYRIAHLMAQGVDSFNILALTFTNKAAREMKKRIAEIVGSSEAKNLWMGTFHSVFAKLLRFDGDKLGYPSNFTIYDTQDSQRLIASIIKEMGLDKDIYKYKQVQNRISSYKNSLITVKAYMQNPELVEADAMAKRPRLGEIYQHYVDRCFKAGAMDFDDLLLRTNELLNRHPEVLMKYQDRFRYILVDEYQDTNHSQYLIVKALADRYHNICVVGDDAQSIYSFRGANISNILNFQRDYENVGMYRLEQNYRSTKNIVNAANSIIAKNKNQLEKVVWTENDDGPAIKVHRSITDAEEGRFVAGSIFENKMQNQLLNGEFAILYRTNSQSRAMEDALRKRDIPYRIYGGLSFYQRKEIKDVLSYLRLVINTKDEEALKRVINFPARGIGQTTVDKLVVAANHYGRSIFEVIENLDRINLKINSGTKRKLEDFVTMIKSFQIMGESNDAFTLAEHVAKKSGILLEFKKDGTPEGIGRMENVEELLNGIKDFVEGQKELADATGNISEFLEDVALATDMDKDMGDDDRVALMTIHLAKGLEFPYVYIVGMEEDLFPSAMSMNTRSELEEERRLFYVALTRAEKQAYLTYTQNRYRWGKLIDAEPSRFIEEIDKKYIENLTPIDNSYRYKSLIDTDIFGDVDKSKLRQIKPKKGTPPVAGRPSESQLRKLRKLKPELSKPIGNTNTIDPNLAEGSLVNHTRFGRGVVIKIEGLGNDKKAEIQFDKGDIKKLLLRFAKLEIISS from the coding sequence TTGAAGAATTTTCTTGATGAATTAAATGATGCTCAAAAAGCACCGGTCCTACACAAAGACGGACCATTAATGGTAATTGCTGGCGCTGGTTCAGGAAAAACCAGGGTGTTGACCTATCGTATTGCCCATTTGATGGCACAGGGGGTTGATTCATTCAATATTCTTGCGCTGACCTTCACTAATAAGGCAGCCCGTGAAATGAAAAAGCGAATTGCAGAGATTGTGGGTTCTTCAGAAGCGAAAAACCTTTGGATGGGTACTTTCCATTCAGTTTTTGCAAAACTCTTGAGGTTTGATGGTGATAAATTGGGTTATCCAAGCAATTTTACAATTTATGATACCCAGGACTCTCAACGCTTGATAGCGTCTATTATCAAGGAAATGGGTCTTGACAAGGATATTTATAAATACAAGCAAGTACAGAATCGTATATCGTCCTATAAAAACAGTTTGATTACCGTTAAGGCATATATGCAAAATCCAGAATTGGTTGAAGCGGATGCCATGGCTAAAAGACCTAGGTTAGGGGAAATTTACCAGCACTATGTAGATCGCTGCTTTAAAGCAGGTGCAATGGATTTTGACGACCTATTATTGCGCACGAATGAATTATTGAACCGCCACCCTGAAGTATTAATGAAATATCAGGATAGGTTTAGATATATACTAGTAGATGAGTACCAAGATACCAACCATTCCCAATATTTGATTGTCAAGGCTCTTGCAGATCGTTATCATAACATTTGTGTTGTTGGCGATGATGCGCAGAGTATTTATTCTTTCAGAGGAGCGAACATTAGTAACATTCTTAATTTTCAACGTGATTATGAAAATGTGGGCATGTATAGGCTGGAGCAAAATTATCGCTCAACTAAGAATATTGTAAATGCCGCTAACTCTATAATAGCGAAGAACAAGAACCAATTGGAGAAGGTGGTATGGACTGAAAATGACGATGGGCCAGCGATCAAAGTACATAGAAGTATTACTGATGCCGAAGAGGGTAGGTTCGTGGCAGGTTCAATTTTTGAGAACAAAATGCAAAACCAGTTACTCAATGGTGAATTTGCGATTTTGTATAGAACCAATTCCCAGTCCAGGGCAATGGAAGACGCCTTACGAAAGCGTGATATTCCTTATCGTATTTATGGTGGATTATCTTTTTACCAGCGCAAGGAAATAAAAGATGTACTTTCTTATTTACGTTTGGTGATTAATACCAAGGATGAAGAAGCGTTAAAACGGGTTATTAATTTTCCTGCAAGGGGTATAGGTCAAACAACGGTAGATAAACTTGTTGTGGCCGCAAATCATTACGGTAGATCTATATTCGAGGTAATCGAAAACCTAGATCGTATTAATCTTAAAATCAACTCTGGCACAAAGCGGAAACTGGAAGATTTTGTGACAATGATAAAGAGTTTTCAAATCATGGGTGAAAGTAATGATGCTTTTACTTTGGCCGAACATGTTGCGAAAAAATCTGGAATTTTACTTGAATTCAAAAAAGATGGTACTCCTGAAGGTATTGGACGAATGGAGAACGTTGAAGAATTGCTCAATGGTATTAAGGATTTTGTTGAAGGACAAAAAGAATTGGCAGATGCCACTGGTAATATTTCAGAATTTCTTGAAGATGTGGCTCTGGCAACAGATATGGACAAGGATATGGGGGATGATGACCGAGTGGCGTTAATGACCATTCATTTGGCAAAAGGATTAGAGTTTCCATATGTATACATCGTGGGTATGGAAGAGGATCTTTTTCCGTCGGCAATGAGCATGAACACACGTAGTGAATTGGAAGAGGAACGCAGATTGTTTTATGTTGCTTTAACACGAGCAGAGAAACAAGCTTATCTTACTTATACCCAGAATAGATATCGATGGGGTAAATTAATAGATGCAGAACCAAGTCGTTTTATAGAGGAAATAGATAAAAAATATATTGAAAATCTAACCCCTATAGACAATTCTTACCGGTATAAATCTTTGATTGATACTGATATTTTTGGTGACGTGGATAAAAGCAAGCTGCGACAAATAAAGCCAAAAAAAGGCACTCCTCCAGTGGCTGGCAGGCCTAGTGAGTCTCAACTGCGAAAACTAAGAAAATTGAAACCAGAGTTGTCAAAGCCTATCGGAAATACAAATACCATTGATCCCAACCTTGCGGAGGGTAGTCTTGTAAACCATACCAGATTTGGTAGGGGAGTGGTTATAAAAATAGAAGGTTTGGGAAATGATAAAAAAGCTGAAATCCAATTTGATAAAGGTGATATTAAGAAATTGTTATTACGTTTTGCTAAATTGGAAATAATTTCTTCCTAA
- a CDS encoding DsrE family protein, translating into MSLSIKSTLLITIVFCLTISAQEKKAGPIITDFGQVWEITNPEFKVDPSKEYKAVFDIMNSPTDTSKINSSIETAARFLNMHAQSGVPLSNLKFVLVVHNKASKDIISNEAYNKRFGVQNPNYDLINALMNAGGQVIFCGQSSISRGFPKEELIDGVQMSLSAMTALIHFQDKDYRLIKF; encoded by the coding sequence ATGTCTCTATCCATTAAGTCTACACTGTTAATTACCATTGTTTTTTGTTTGACAATATCCGCCCAAGAAAAAAAAGCAGGGCCTATAATTACTGATTTTGGTCAGGTGTGGGAAATAACAAATCCTGAATTCAAAGTAGACCCTTCCAAAGAATATAAGGCAGTCTTTGACATTATGAACTCGCCTACTGACACTTCTAAAATAAATTCATCTATAGAAACGGCCGCTCGTTTTTTGAATATGCATGCGCAGAGTGGAGTGCCGTTAAGTAATTTGAAATTTGTTCTGGTTGTTCATAATAAAGCTTCAAAGGACATTATTAGCAATGAGGCATATAACAAAAGATTTGGAGTCCAGAATCCAAATTATGATTTAATAAACGCTTTAATGAATGCTGGTGGACAGGTTATTTTTTGTGGACAATCATCTATATCAAGGGGTTTTCCAAAAGAAGAATTAATTGACGGAGTTCAAATGTCACTATCTGCCATGACCGCATTGATTCACTTTCAAGATAAAGATTACAGACTGATTAAATTTTAA
- a CDS encoding amidohydrolase, translating to MSKYVSMVLLLFGSFAMAQGYGLDKDFSAIESNVVEWRRYFHQNPELSNREFKTAEKIAEHLKSLGIEVQTGVAHTGVVGILKGKQSGKVVALRADIDALPVYERNDLPYKSTVTSEFLGEKVGVMHACGHDTHIAILMGVAEVLSKNKDKIKGTVKFIFQPAEEGAPPGEEGGAELMVKEGVLENPKVDAIFGLHINSATPVGYIGYKPGGTMAAVNSFDIKVKGKQTHGSQPWSGVDPILISAKIIDGLQTIISREAKLTNEAAVISIGKISGGVRSNIIPESVDMIGTLRTLDNGMKEMIQRRMKEMVATIAKAYGGEANLSFRLGYPITYNDERLVEQMLPSIQRVAGPDKVKLIKATTGAEDFSFFQEKIPGFYFFLGGMTPGNTTPFPHHTPDFLIDDSGLLLGVKTLTELSLDYLNQ from the coding sequence ATGAGTAAATATGTTAGCATGGTCCTGCTCCTTTTTGGAAGCTTTGCCATGGCGCAGGGTTATGGCCTTGACAAGGATTTTTCTGCTATCGAAAGCAATGTTGTTGAATGGAGAAGATATTTTCATCAAAACCCAGAATTGTCCAATCGAGAATTCAAAACTGCGGAAAAGATTGCCGAACATCTGAAATCTTTGGGAATTGAAGTACAAACAGGGGTTGCCCATACAGGGGTTGTTGGTATCTTAAAAGGAAAGCAATCTGGCAAAGTAGTTGCCCTAAGGGCAGATATTGATGCCCTTCCTGTATATGAACGAAATGATTTACCATATAAATCAACTGTAACCTCCGAATTTTTAGGAGAAAAAGTTGGAGTTATGCACGCCTGCGGACATGATACCCATATTGCCATTTTAATGGGTGTTGCAGAAGTGCTTTCAAAAAACAAGGATAAAATTAAAGGAACCGTGAAATTCATATTTCAACCTGCAGAGGAAGGTGCACCTCCTGGAGAAGAAGGTGGCGCTGAACTAATGGTTAAAGAAGGAGTGTTGGAGAACCCAAAAGTCGATGCCATTTTTGGTTTACATATAAACTCGGCAACTCCCGTGGGCTATATTGGTTATAAACCTGGCGGAACTATGGCGGCAGTTAATAGTTTTGATATCAAGGTAAAAGGGAAACAAACCCATGGTTCACAGCCATGGTCGGGTGTTGACCCTATTTTAATAAGTGCAAAGATTATTGATGGACTACAGACTATTATCAGTAGAGAAGCCAAACTAACAAATGAAGCGGCCGTTATTTCCATTGGGAAAATTTCAGGTGGTGTGCGTTCCAATATTATTCCTGAATCTGTAGATATGATAGGAACCCTTCGCACTTTGGATAACGGAATGAAAGAAATGATTCAAAGACGAATGAAGGAGATGGTAGCCACTATTGCTAAAGCCTATGGTGGGGAAGCCAATTTATCTTTTAGGCTGGGTTATCCCATTACTTACAATGATGAGAGATTAGTAGAACAAATGTTGCCAAGTATCCAAAGAGTGGCCGGGCCCGATAAAGTAAAGCTTATAAAAGCAACTACGGGAGCCGAGGATTTCTCATTCTTTCAGGAGAAAATACCTGGCTTCTATTTCTTTCTAGGAGGAATGACGCCCGGTAACACTACTCCGTTTCCACATCACACTCCAGATTTCTTAATTGATGACAGCGGACTATTACTAGGAGTAAAAACACTTACAGAATTAAGTTTAGACTATTTGAATCAATAA
- a CDS encoding FMN-binding glutamate synthase family protein produces MNAFLDILGSIAWWGWILIFLIIIAIRDIFFQKSHTISHNFPIVGHLRYWLESIGPEMRQYFVANNREELPFNRIERGWIYASAKKENNYEGFGTDRDIYAHQHIFVKNQMMAFKIGANHPNIKDKTFVPCAKVIGSYNKREKPYRPASAINVSAMSFGSLSAAAVEALNKGVEKAGAYHNTGEGGLSPYHQKGGDVIFHFGTGYFGVRSKDGNFSMEKMKILVDENPCIKAIEIKLSQGAKPGKGGVLPGAKITKQIAEIRGVEIGKDVLSPATHKAFDTIPELMQLIEDIAEQTGLPVGIKGAIGKLDQWEELAELMLKTGKGPDFITVDGGEGGTGAAPPSFADHVSLPWVYGFSCLYKLFQDKKLTNRVVFIGSGKLGFPAKAAMAFAMGIDCINVAREAMMSIGCIQAQICHTNRCPTGIATQSKWLQKGIDIPLKSDRLAQYFKTFRKELLEITHAAGYEHPCQFTMNDIQVNVDDDYLHGDLQTTYGYEKRKVPFTNMQKLYDCRYLGGKDFKQIHE; encoded by the coding sequence ATGAATGCTTTTCTTGACATTTTAGGAAGTATAGCTTGGTGGGGATGGATATTAATATTTCTTATTATCATAGCAATCAGAGATATCTTTTTTCAAAAATCCCATACGATTTCGCATAATTTCCCGATTGTTGGTCATTTACGATATTGGCTTGAAAGCATAGGGCCTGAAATGAGACAATATTTTGTTGCCAATAACAGAGAGGAATTGCCTTTCAATCGAATTGAGAGGGGATGGATTTATGCTTCTGCCAAAAAAGAAAACAATTATGAGGGCTTTGGTACAGATCGCGATATTTACGCCCATCAGCATATTTTTGTAAAGAACCAGATGATGGCATTCAAAATCGGTGCTAATCACCCTAATATCAAAGACAAAACGTTTGTTCCCTGTGCAAAAGTTATTGGAAGTTATAATAAACGTGAAAAACCGTATAGGCCAGCTTCTGCAATAAATGTGTCTGCGATGAGTTTTGGTTCTCTTTCCGCTGCCGCTGTGGAAGCCTTGAACAAAGGTGTGGAAAAAGCGGGTGCTTATCATAATACCGGTGAAGGTGGCCTCTCACCTTACCACCAAAAAGGAGGTGATGTTATTTTTCATTTTGGGACAGGGTATTTCGGTGTTCGTTCTAAAGACGGAAATTTTTCAATGGAAAAAATGAAAATCCTTGTTGATGAGAATCCTTGTATCAAGGCTATCGAGATTAAATTGTCCCAGGGTGCCAAGCCTGGTAAAGGAGGTGTTTTACCTGGAGCAAAAATAACCAAACAAATAGCTGAAATAAGAGGTGTTGAAATAGGTAAGGATGTCCTCTCCCCTGCTACCCATAAAGCCTTTGACACCATTCCTGAATTGATGCAGCTCATTGAGGATATTGCCGAACAAACTGGATTACCTGTAGGTATCAAAGGAGCTATTGGTAAATTGGACCAATGGGAAGAACTAGCTGAATTAATGCTTAAAACCGGAAAAGGTCCGGATTTTATAACTGTTGATGGCGGTGAAGGTGGCACAGGTGCTGCACCACCAAGTTTTGCCGACCATGTTTCCTTGCCTTGGGTATATGGTTTTTCTTGTCTATATAAATTATTTCAGGATAAAAAGCTTACAAATAGGGTTGTTTTCATAGGAAGTGGTAAACTGGGGTTTCCTGCCAAAGCGGCAATGGCATTTGCTATGGGTATTGATTGCATAAATGTTGCCCGTGAAGCAATGATGAGCATAGGATGTATTCAAGCACAGATATGTCATACAAACCGCTGTCCAACCGGAATAGCCACCCAAAGCAAATGGCTACAAAAAGGAATTGATATTCCTCTAAAATCTGACCGTTTGGCCCAATATTTTAAAACCTTTAGAAAGGAATTATTGGAAATAACACATGCTGCCGGATACGAACATCCGTGCCAGTTCACAATGAACGATATTCAAGTTAATGTTGATGATGATTACCTTCACGGAGATTTACAGACAACTTATGGTTATGAAAAGCGAAAAGTTCCATTTACCAACATGCAAAAACTTTATGATTGTAGGTATTTAGGCGGAAAGGATTTTAAACAAATACATGAATAG